A stretch of the Vigna radiata var. radiata cultivar VC1973A chromosome 9, Vradiata_ver6, whole genome shotgun sequence genome encodes the following:
- the LOC106773912 gene encoding putative invertase inhibitor — protein sequence MNPSFPFSFPSSSSSFFFTLTIIFCSLHSLGFANRLIQQTCKNCSKTDPNISYKFCVASFESNHRSQHAGNLEELGLISIKITRHNVTDTNAHINDLLEKNKSLDPFIKKCLDDCLEVYSDTISTFREAIRDYKAKRYSDCNVKLSSIIDASTTCEDGFKQNNNGAISPLTKRNKDTFQLSAIALSIINMLINSDV from the coding sequence atgaacccttcttttcctttttcttttccttcttcttcttcttcctttttcttcactcTCACAATCATCTTCTGTTCTCTCCATTCTCTAGGGTTTGCCAACCGTCTGATCCAACAGACATGCAAGAATTGCTCAAAAACCGACCCCAACATAAGCTACAAATTTTGTGTAGCATCATTCGAATCCAACCATAGGAGCCAACATGCCGGAAACCTCGAAGAACTAGGTCTAATCTCCATCAAGATAACAAGACACAACGTCACGGATACTAATGCTCACATCAATGATCTTTTGGAGAAAAACAAGAGCTTGGACCCTTTCATCAAAAAATGCTTAGATGATTGTCTTGAAGTCTATTCTGACACCATTTCCACTTTCAGAGAAGCCATTAGAGATTACAAGGCCAAACGCTATTCCGATTGCAACGTGAAGCTAAGCTCAATCATCGATGCCTCTACCACATGTGAAGATGGATTCAAGCAGAACAACAATGGTGCCATTTCTCCTCtcacaaaaagaaacaaagatacCTTTCAGCTTTCTGCCATAGCACTTTCCATTATTAACATGCTCATCAATTCGGATGTATAA